A single window of Sander vitreus isolate 19-12246 unplaced genomic scaffold, sanVit1 ctg395_0, whole genome shotgun sequence DNA harbors:
- the LOC144513969 gene encoding uncharacterized protein LOC144513969 isoform X3 codes for MKVIENRALKDEDRMEQQEIQLREAKLIAEEADRKYEEVARKLMMVEAELERAEDRAEQGESKSRQLEEELKTVFTGSKSLQAQTEKYSLKEDRYEEEIKNLSRKLKEAESRAEAAERSVAKLEKTIDGLEDALTSARNANMELQATLNQTMEELNSC; via the exons ATGAAGGTGATAGAGAACCGAGCTCTGAAAGACGAGGACCGGATGGAGCAGCAGGAGATTCAGCTCAGAGAAGCCAAACTGATCGCTGAGGAGGCCGACCGCAAATACGAAGAG gtggcTCGTAAACTGATGATGGTGGAAGCAGAACTGGAACGAGCCGAAGACCGAGCCGAGCAGGGAGAGAG TAAGAGCCGGCAGTTGGAGGAGGAGCTGAAAACGGTCTTCACTGGTTCAAAGTCTCTGCAGGCGCAGACGGAGAAG tACTCTCTGAAGGAGGACCGGTACGAAGAGGAGATCAAGAACCTGAGCCGCAAACTCAAGGAG GCTGAGAGCAGAGCCGAGGCTGCGGAGCGTTCAGTGGCCAAACTGGAGAAAACCATCGACGGCCTGGAAG ATGCTTTGACTTCAGCCAGAAACGCCAACATGGAGCTGCAGGCGACGCTGAATCAGACCATGGAAGAGCTTAACTCCTGTTAG
- the LOC144513969 gene encoding uncharacterized protein LOC144513969 isoform X1: MSGGLNSIDAVKKKIKVLQEQAEEAEDRAARLQKEVEKEKRSREEAEGEVTALGRRLQLSEDNLERVQERLTTTLHKLDEVEKSADESERGMKVIENRALKDEDRMEQQEIQLREAKLIAEEADRKYEEVARKLMMVEAELERAEDRAEQGESKSRQLEEELKTVFTGSKSLQAQTEKYSLKEDRYEEEIKNLSRKLKEAESRAEAAERSVAKLEKTIDGLEDALTSARNANMELQATLNQTMEELNSC, translated from the exons ATGAGTGGAGGACTGAACAGCATTGATGCCGTGAAGAAGAAGATCAAAGTTCTGCAGGAGCAGGCGGAGGAGGCAGAGGACCGAGCAGCCAGACTGCAGAAGGAGgtggagaaggagaagaggagcagggaggag GCTGAGGGGGAGGTGACAGCTCTGGGTCGGCGTCTGCAGCTCAGCGAGGATAATCTGGAGCGAGTCCAGGAGAGACTGACCACCACGCTGCACAAACTGGACGAGGTGGAGAAGTCTGCTGATGAGAGCGAGAG AGGGATGAAGGTGATAGAGAACCGAGCTCTGAAAGACGAGGACCGGATGGAGCAGCAGGAGATTCAGCTCAGAGAAGCCAAACTGATCGCTGAGGAGGCCGACCGCAAATACGAAGAG gtggcTCGTAAACTGATGATGGTGGAAGCAGAACTGGAACGAGCCGAAGACCGAGCCGAGCAGGGAGAGAG TAAGAGCCGGCAGTTGGAGGAGGAGCTGAAAACGGTCTTCACTGGTTCAAAGTCTCTGCAGGCGCAGACGGAGAAG tACTCTCTGAAGGAGGACCGGTACGAAGAGGAGATCAAGAACCTGAGCCGCAAACTCAAGGAG GCTGAGAGCAGAGCCGAGGCTGCGGAGCGTTCAGTGGCCAAACTGGAGAAAACCATCGACGGCCTGGAAG ATGCTTTGACTTCAGCCAGAAACGCCAACATGGAGCTGCAGGCGACGCTGAATCAGACCATGGAAGAGCTTAACTCCTGTTAG
- the LOC144513969 gene encoding uncharacterized protein LOC144513969 isoform X2: MSGGLNSIDAVKKKIKVLQEQAEEAEDRAARLQKEVEKEKRSREEAEGEVTALGRRLQLSEDNLERVQERLTTTLHKLDEVEKSADESERGMKVIENRALKDEDRMEQQEIQLREAKLIAEEADRKYEEVARKLMMVEAELERAEDRAEQGESKVRRLEEQLRSFDQSLKSLQASEDKYSLKEDRYEEEIKNLSRKLKEAESRAEAAERSVAKLEKTIDGLEDALTSARNANMELQATLNQTMEELNSC, from the exons ATGAGTGGAGGACTGAACAGCATTGATGCCGTGAAGAAGAAGATCAAAGTTCTGCAGGAGCAGGCGGAGGAGGCAGAGGACCGAGCAGCCAGACTGCAGAAGGAGgtggagaaggagaagaggagcagggaggag GCTGAGGGGGAGGTGACAGCTCTGGGTCGGCGTCTGCAGCTCAGCGAGGATAATCTGGAGCGAGTCCAGGAGAGACTGACCACCACGCTGCACAAACTGGACGAGGTGGAGAAGTCTGCTGATGAGAGCGAGAG AGGGATGAAGGTGATAGAGAACCGAGCTCTGAAAGACGAGGACCGGATGGAGCAGCAGGAGATTCAGCTCAGAGAAGCCAAACTGATCGCTGAGGAGGCCGACCGCAAATACGAAGAG gtggcTCGTAAACTGATGATGGTGGAAGCAGAACTGGAACGAGCCGAAGACCGAGCCGAGCAGGGAGAGAG TAAGGTCCGGAGGTTGGAAGAGCAGCTGAGGAGTTTCGACCAGTCATTGAAGAGCCTGCAGGCGTCTGAGGACAAG tACTCTCTGAAGGAGGACCGGTACGAAGAGGAGATCAAGAACCTGAGCCGCAAACTCAAGGAG GCTGAGAGCAGAGCCGAGGCTGCGGAGCGTTCAGTGGCCAAACTGGAGAAAACCATCGACGGCCTGGAAG ATGCTTTGACTTCAGCCAGAAACGCCAACATGGAGCTGCAGGCGACGCTGAATCAGACCATGGAAGAGCTTAACTCCTGTTAG